A genome region from Bacillaceae bacterium IKA-2 includes the following:
- a CDS encoding site-specific integrase translates to MKPTDFSRYLTGFLTKYLPGEMGFSINTIASYRDTFVLFLTFIKDKKGIKTNSLTLGMINKEMVIHFLDWIETERGCSTATRNVRLAALHSFFQYLQYQSPDNLLEWQRILGIRVKKTETKSISYLTLNGIRLLLEMPDQSTKIGRRDLALLSIMYESGGRVQEIIDLTPSQVRFDRPCTVKLIGKGNKARIVPLMDAPLDLLNRYMDEQGLLSLSANMYPLFCNKRGEKLTRAGVNYILDKYARKARIKDQILIPERFSCHCLRHSKAMHLLQAGVNLIYIRDILGHRSVQTTEIYAKVDSKQKREAIEKAYTDVVPKGAPSWQKSGDLLEWLKRFDK, encoded by the coding sequence ATGAAGCCGACTGATTTCTCTCGCTATCTGACAGGATTTCTTACAAAATACCTGCCAGGAGAAATGGGGTTCAGTATAAATACGATTGCCTCTTATAGAGACACATTTGTACTTTTCCTTACATTTATCAAGGATAAAAAAGGAATAAAAACAAATTCTCTGACGCTGGGCATGATTAATAAGGAAATGGTTATTCACTTTCTTGACTGGATAGAAACAGAGCGTGGCTGTAGTACAGCCACAAGGAACGTCCGCCTTGCGGCATTACACTCTTTCTTCCAATATCTCCAGTATCAGAGCCCCGATAATCTTTTGGAATGGCAGAGAATCCTTGGAATCCGGGTTAAGAAAACAGAAACAAAATCAATCAGTTACCTAACGCTTAATGGGATCAGACTACTTTTGGAAATGCCTGATCAGTCAACTAAAATAGGACGAAGAGATCTTGCTCTTTTGTCAATTATGTATGAAAGCGGTGGAAGAGTACAGGAAATCATTGACCTCACTCCGTCACAAGTACGTTTTGACAGACCATGTACTGTAAAGTTAATTGGTAAGGGGAATAAAGCCCGGATAGTCCCTCTGATGGATGCTCCGTTAGATTTATTAAATCGATATATGGATGAGCAGGGGCTGTTAAGTTTGTCAGCAAACATGTACCCATTGTTCTGTAACAAAAGAGGAGAAAAACTGACCCGGGCAGGGGTGAATTACATACTAGATAAATATGCACGCAAGGCTCGTATTAAAGATCAAATATTAATCCCAGAACGATTTAGCTGTCATTGTCTGAGACATTCAAAAGCTATGCACTTACTCCAAGCAGGAGTTAATCTCATATACATCCGTGATATACTAGGTCACCGTTCTGTCCAAACAACTGAAATTTACGCTAAGGTAGATTCAAAACAAAAAAGAGAAGCAATTGAAAAAGCATATACAGATGTTGTACCAAAAGGTGCACCTTCTTGGCAAAAAAGTGGAGATTTATTGGAATGGCTAAAAAGATTTGATAAATAA
- a CDS encoding DoxX family membrane protein, producing MTNTVFSQTLFAPEFVLTETWEFILVWITIIFLLIPSHYATKVGAFLLLFLFVNVLSDTGIFHMLDYGFYLAIIFVLFIGKTKYEKFGFPALYLGTGLSLCWVAVEKWIYPSMSIDILQNHGVPTFGFTPETFILLAAFIEFVVGYLLVVGVLNRILAFVLTLIFISTTMLFGYTEIIGHFMIHIVLIIFIVEGVSFYNPPIKIHKTIIDQVVFVFLNFIFVLATFILIYYRFA from the coding sequence TTGACAAATACAGTTTTCTCACAAACACTATTTGCACCGGAGTTTGTACTTACAGAAACATGGGAATTCATTTTGGTTTGGATAACGATTATCTTTCTGTTGATTCCAAGCCACTATGCAACTAAAGTCGGGGCATTTCTGTTACTTTTTCTATTTGTAAATGTCCTATCTGATACTGGAATTTTCCATATGCTTGATTATGGGTTTTATTTAGCAATTATTTTCGTATTGTTTATAGGCAAAACAAAATATGAAAAATTTGGCTTTCCAGCTCTTTATTTAGGAACAGGGCTTTCTCTTTGTTGGGTTGCTGTAGAAAAATGGATATATCCATCAATGAGCATAGATATCCTTCAAAATCATGGAGTTCCAACGTTTGGCTTTACACCAGAGACTTTCATCCTTTTAGCGGCATTTATAGAATTTGTAGTTGGATATTTATTAGTTGTAGGTGTTTTAAACAGGATTCTTGCATTTGTTTTGACTCTAATTTTCATTTCAACAACTATGCTGTTTGGTTATACTGAGATTATCGGACACTTCATGATTCATATTGTATTAATTATCTTTATCGTTGAAGGGGTTTCGTTTTACAACCCACCTATCAAAATACATAAAACAATTATTGATCAGGTTGTCTTTGTGTTTTTGAATTTCATTTTCGTTCTTGCAACATTTATCTTAATTTACTATAGATTTGCATAG
- a CDS encoding tyrosine-type recombinase/integrase: MRTYIGGIYVAIIKRISNRAGINKMIHPHQLRHSFATHLLNNGAPIDVIQSLLGHEKSETTRIYAQLSGRLRQELYRKYF; the protein is encoded by the coding sequence ATAAGAACTTATATTGGAGGGATTTATGTTGCTATTATCAAACGCATTTCAAATCGTGCTGGTATTAATAAAATGATACACCCTCATCAACTTCGGCACAGTTTTGCGACTCATTTATTAAATAATGGAGCTCCAATTGATGTCATTCAAAGTTTACTTGGTCATGAAAAAAGTGAAACAACAAGGATATATGCCCAACTGAGCGGAAGACTGCGCCAAGAACTTTATAGGAAGTATTTTTAA
- a CDS encoding site-specific integrase codes for MEQKYQTFEQLSSEVVKSLRDMSYSESRISQYRSAWQKLATFMENNQIEYYSASVGGAFIADFIGTGKYEEFSHWEKSIIRCVDVLTEFQSTGTFQYRRAKKSYQFYGCIGNPMVDFLNHRKSLGITENTLGHYRLNLHRFLSFFNEEGVMETEAIKKQHILGFVNQLGFYTPATRHSMLTTLRGFMRYLHDNGYTGIDFSYLIPKDNYKKQCKLPTTYTKNEVESLINTVDRSSPKGKRDAAMILLAARLGLRASDICLLKFENIHWEKNTITLVQQKTKNKIEHPLLIEIGEAIIDYLKYGRPKSDLPYVFLHAIPPYNCLNRSTLHSIVTFYLRRAGIKNITEKKHGPHALRHSLAGQLLEQKIPIHVISEVLGHKNTESTKTYLRIDLTSLSQCALDVPLLKTPFYAKEVE; via the coding sequence ATGGAACAAAAATATCAAACATTTGAACAACTGTCCTCAGAAGTAGTTAAATCCCTTCGGGATATGTCCTATTCCGAATCAAGGATAAGCCAATATCGTTCCGCGTGGCAAAAACTGGCTACTTTTATGGAAAACAATCAGATTGAGTATTATTCAGCGTCAGTAGGTGGAGCATTTATAGCTGACTTTATTGGTACTGGGAAATACGAGGAATTTAGCCATTGGGAAAAGAGCATAATCCGGTGTGTGGATGTTCTAACTGAATTTCAGTCTACAGGAACGTTCCAATACAGAAGGGCAAAGAAATCCTACCAATTTTATGGTTGCATCGGTAATCCTATGGTGGATTTCCTTAATCACCGAAAATCTTTGGGTATTACAGAAAATACGCTTGGTCATTACCGATTAAATCTTCATCGCTTTCTTAGTTTTTTTAATGAAGAAGGAGTCATGGAAACCGAAGCAATTAAAAAACAACACATTTTAGGATTTGTGAATCAGCTTGGTTTTTATACACCTGCAACGCGCCACAGCATGCTTACCACTTTACGTGGGTTTATGAGATATCTACATGACAATGGGTATACAGGGATTGACTTTTCATACCTAATTCCAAAAGACAATTACAAGAAGCAATGTAAACTACCCACGACATATACGAAAAATGAAGTTGAATCATTAATCAATACTGTTGACAGAAGTAGCCCAAAAGGGAAGCGTGATGCTGCTATGATACTATTGGCTGCACGATTGGGATTGAGGGCTTCTGACATCTGTCTGTTGAAGTTTGAAAACATACACTGGGAAAAGAATACAATTACACTTGTTCAACAAAAGACTAAAAATAAGATTGAGCATCCACTTTTAATAGAAATAGGAGAGGCTATTATCGATTATCTGAAGTATGGACGGCCTAAATCTGATCTTCCTTATGTCTTCCTACATGCAATCCCGCCATATAACTGCCTAAATAGATCGACTTTGCATAGCATTGTTACTTTTTATCTCCGTCGTGCTGGCATTAAAAACATAACAGAAAAGAAACATGGTCCTCATGCTTTGAGGCACAGTCTTGCTGGGCAACTACTGGAACAAAAAATACCCATCCATGTTATATCAGAAGTGCTAGGTCACAAGAATACCGAAAGCACAAAAACTTATTTACGAATAGACTTAACATCTTTGAGCCAATGCGCATTAGATGTTCCACTCTTAAAAACGCCATTTTATGCCAAGGAGGTGGAATGA
- the istB gene encoding IS21-like element helper ATPase IstB, with the protein MQIQEMAHILKLPYIKTNYQMLLDEANHTNMTHRELISRLLERELELRLENGLKHRLRRAKFPLNKYLEDFDKSKYHKKFIPKFEELETLQFIENKENIILIGSPGCGKSHYSIGLGIKACLEGKSVLFISVPNLIIELKEAMSESKLSQYKTKFEKYSLVVLDELGYVSFDKIGCEILFNLLSNRNDKGSIIITTNLAFDRWEEIFKDPMLTGAIVDRLAHKSHILDISREVSHRFEETMSWLKPTK; encoded by the coding sequence ATGCAAATACAAGAAATGGCCCATATACTAAAATTACCCTATATAAAAACCAATTATCAAATGCTTCTTGATGAAGCAAACCATACAAACATGACCCACCGAGAGCTGATAAGTCGTCTACTCGAAAGAGAATTAGAACTAAGGCTTGAGAATGGTTTAAAACATAGACTCAGAAGGGCTAAATTCCCTCTTAACAAGTACTTAGAAGACTTCGACAAGAGTAAGTACCATAAGAAATTTATACCGAAATTCGAAGAACTAGAAACGTTGCAGTTCATTGAAAATAAAGAAAATATAATCTTAATAGGATCTCCTGGCTGCGGGAAATCACATTATAGTATTGGGCTTGGTATTAAGGCGTGTTTGGAAGGCAAAAGTGTATTGTTTATCTCTGTACCTAACTTAATAATAGAGTTAAAAGAAGCAATGAGTGAAAGCAAACTATCGCAATATAAAACCAAATTTGAAAAGTACAGTCTTGTCGTTTTAGATGAACTGGGATACGTATCATTTGACAAAATTGGTTGTGAAATACTATTTAATTTATTATCAAATAGAAACGATAAAGGATCAATAATCATAACAACAAACTTGGCTTTTGATCGCTGGGAAGAGATTTTTAAAGACCCGATGCTTACTGGTGCAATTGTAGATAGACTTGCTCACAAATCACATATCTTAGATATTTCACGAGAAGTAAGTCACCGATTTGAAGAGACAATGTCATGGCTAAAACCAACTAAATAA
- a CDS encoding PspC domain-containing protein, with translation MQNKLRKSSTDKSISGVCGGIAEFFGISSFAVRLIFIFLPGNIFIYIILANTITDSPPSL, from the coding sequence TTGCAAAATAAATTAAGAAAATCATCAACAGATAAGTCCATATCTGGGGTTTGCGGAGGTATAGCTGAATTTTTCGGTATATCTTCTTTTGCAGTAAGACTCATATTTATTTTTTTACCTGGTAATATATTCATATATATAATTCTTGCTAACACGATTACTGATAGTCCTCCGTCATTGTAA
- a CDS encoding AarF/UbiB family protein: MKKIAFYRIIVIVLMAVKFFVQVVLFQKRYQKNWTDDVQRKWELLLKHQAAEYRRTALKLEGLLIKVGQFLSTRADIMPAVFLKELEDLVDRIPSVSWEQAKAVLEEEWNTDYGDIIHKISAEPVASASIGEVYHGYLHNGDSIAIKIQRPGIEKIILTDFKCICQLKSGPRIS, from the coding sequence TTGAAAAAAATTGCCTTCTATCGCATTATTGTTATTGTTTTAATGGCTGTAAAATTCTTTGTACAGGTTGTACTCTTTCAAAAACGGTATCAAAAAAATTGGACTGATGATGTTCAAAGAAAGTGGGAACTCCTTTTAAAGCATCAGGCCGCTGAATATCGTCGAACGGCTCTTAAATTAGAAGGTCTGTTAATAAAAGTGGGCCAGTTTCTGAGTACAAGAGCGGACATAATGCCAGCAGTTTTCCTGAAAGAACTAGAAGATCTGGTTGATCGTATTCCTTCCGTTTCTTGGGAACAGGCTAAAGCAGTGCTTGAAGAAGAGTGGAACACAGATTATGGTGATATTATTCACAAAATAAGTGCTGAACCAGTAGCTTCTGCTTCAATTGGTGAAGTCTATCATGGCTATTTGCACAATGGCGACTCTATTGCGATTAAAATACAGCGACCGGGAATTGAAAAAATCATCCTGACTGATTTTAAATGTATTTGTCAACTCAAAAGCGGTCCACGAATCAGTTGA
- a CDS encoding DUF1295 domain-containing protein encodes MLELYLYSTIAIFIYMVIIFIIAQVKIDNSIVDIAWGIGFVIVSFVSLFYTQEYALRQMLVVGLVTVWGVRLALFIWYRSIGKGEDFRYVNFRKNWGDKARSRAFFKVFMLQGAILLVLAYPILRVHASPDPGIDLFMFIGSIMWLIGFLFQAVGDQQLERFKRTKIRKEQILKTGLWRYSRHPNYFGEVLMWWGIFVIIFPVNLGWTAGFSALLITTLLLRVSGVPLLDKRYKDNADYQQYKKETNNFIPWFPKQ; translated from the coding sequence ATGTTGGAACTATATTTATACAGCACTATTGCGATCTTTATCTATATGGTTATCATATTTATTATTGCTCAGGTTAAAATCGATAATTCTATCGTTGATATTGCATGGGGAATCGGTTTTGTGATTGTTTCATTTGTCAGTCTTTTTTACACGCAAGAATATGCATTGCGACAAATGTTAGTCGTCGGTTTAGTTACTGTTTGGGGAGTAAGATTGGCGTTATTTATCTGGTATCGCTCAATTGGGAAAGGTGAGGATTTCCGCTATGTTAACTTCAGAAAAAACTGGGGTGATAAAGCGCGAAGTCGAGCTTTCTTTAAAGTGTTTATGTTACAGGGAGCTATTCTACTCGTACTCGCCTACCCGATCTTAAGAGTTCACGCCTCACCAGATCCAGGTATTGATCTATTTATGTTTATAGGGTCGATAATGTGGTTAATTGGTTTTTTGTTTCAAGCTGTAGGAGACCAGCAGTTAGAAAGATTTAAGCGGACAAAGATACGTAAGGAACAGATATTAAAAACTGGCTTGTGGAGGTACTCTAGACATCCAAATTATTTCGGGGAAGTCTTGATGTGGTGGGGAATATTTGTCATTATATTTCCAGTTAACCTAGGCTGGACAGCAGGATTCAGCGCATTGTTGATTACGACACTATTACTTAGAGTTTCAGGCGTGCCTTTGTTAGACAAACGATATAAAGATAATGCAGACTATCAGCAATATAAAAAAGAAACAAATAATTTTATTCCATGGTTTCCCAAACAGTAA
- the ltrA gene encoding group II intron reverse transcriptase/maturase, with the protein MQHCFDNLYAQSVDGQNFYDLMKLISSNENIRLAYRNIKGNTGSKTAGSDGLTIEDVKDLSVEEVIEKVQQMLGSYEPQKVRRVFIPKANGKVRPLGIPSIWDRIFQQCLLQVLEPICEAKFHKHSYGFRPNRSTHHAKARFEFLINLTGLHHCVDVDIKGFFENVNHSKLLKQIWSLGIRDKALLSIISRLLKAEIEGEGIPATGAAQGGVISPLLSNVVLNELDWWVSDQWETYKSSFNYKFRGGMHKVLKQSDLKECYIIRYADDLKILCRTRSQAIRMNYAVKDFLKTRLHLETSEEKSKVVNLKKNSSEFLGFAIRAVRKGKTKMGFVAQSNMTKKAKSNAFIKIKEAVKAIQKKPCIASVWHYNSVVMGIQNYYAAATQITNNLSELTSSLSKSLYNRLKDFRTEADYSDMTSTLQKRYKGYEPKYYKIRSMVFVPIYAQRHKTNLGFSQETCNYTVKGREKIHKNLKAISKNVLSYVMKNFIPNRTIEYNDNRISKFIAQYGRCAVSGVELGLNDWHCHHKNPYRLPKDDRYSNLIILHEASYQLVHLKDNDKIRALLDSLQLNNKQIQKVNELRKQCKNDSI; encoded by the coding sequence ATGCAACATTGTTTTGATAATTTATATGCTCAAAGTGTTGATGGTCAAAATTTCTATGACTTAATGAAACTAATTAGTTCGAATGAAAATATACGTCTTGCTTATCGAAACATCAAAGGAAATACTGGGAGTAAAACCGCAGGTTCAGATGGATTAACCATCGAAGATGTGAAAGATTTGTCCGTGGAAGAAGTAATTGAAAAGGTTCAACAGATGCTTGGTTCATATGAACCGCAAAAAGTTAGGCGTGTGTTCATACCAAAAGCGAATGGCAAAGTGAGACCATTAGGAATTCCGTCTATATGGGATAGAATTTTCCAACAGTGTCTTTTACAAGTGTTGGAACCAATTTGCGAAGCGAAATTCCATAAGCATAGTTATGGCTTTAGACCGAATAGAAGCACTCATCATGCGAAAGCTAGATTTGAATTTTTGATTAATCTAACTGGACTTCATCACTGTGTTGACGTTGATATTAAAGGATTTTTTGAGAATGTTAACCATAGTAAACTACTTAAACAAATTTGGTCGCTAGGAATAAGAGATAAAGCATTACTTTCAATTATCTCAAGGCTTTTAAAAGCCGAAATTGAAGGCGAGGGCATTCCAGCTACTGGCGCGGCGCAAGGTGGCGTCATTTCACCGCTTTTATCTAACGTTGTTCTCAATGAACTGGATTGGTGGGTAAGTGACCAATGGGAAACATATAAAAGTAGCTTTAATTATAAATTTCGTGGCGGTATGCACAAGGTGCTTAAGCAATCAGATTTAAAAGAATGCTATATCATAAGATACGCTGATGACCTTAAAATATTATGCCGCACTCGGTCACAAGCGATTAGAATGAACTACGCTGTAAAGGATTTTCTGAAAACTAGATTACATCTTGAGACAAGCGAAGAAAAATCAAAGGTCGTGAACCTAAAGAAGAATTCGTCAGAATTCCTTGGATTTGCGATTCGCGCCGTAAGAAAAGGTAAAACAAAGATGGGTTTTGTAGCCCAGTCAAATATGACAAAGAAAGCAAAATCGAATGCTTTTATAAAAATTAAAGAAGCAGTTAAAGCCATTCAGAAGAAACCTTGTATAGCGTCAGTCTGGCATTATAATTCAGTCGTAATGGGTATTCAAAATTACTATGCAGCAGCCACACAAATCACAAATAATCTTAGCGAGTTGACCTCCTCCCTTAGCAAGTCTTTATATAATCGACTAAAAGATTTTAGAACAGAAGCGGATTATTCTGACATGACCAGTACGCTACAAAAACGCTACAAGGGATATGAACCGAAATATTACAAGATACGGAGCATGGTGTTTGTCCCTATTTATGCCCAACGGCATAAAACGAACCTAGGTTTTTCTCAAGAAACATGTAACTATACTGTCAAAGGCAGAGAAAAGATACACAAAAACCTAAAAGCGATTAGTAAAAATGTGCTAAGTTATGTCATGAAGAATTTCATTCCAAATCGAACGATTGAGTATAACGATAATCGCATTAGCAAGTTCATTGCCCAATATGGAAGATGTGCGGTTTCAGGAGTTGAACTTGGTTTAAATGATTGGCACTGTCATCATAAAAATCCCTATCGCCTTCCAAAGGATGATAGATATTCAAACTTGATAATTCTTCATGAAGCGTCTTACCAACTTGTACATCTAAAAGATAACGATAAAATAAGAGCGTTACTTGATAGTTTACAATTAAACAATAAGCAAATACAAAAGGTAAATGAACTTCGAAAACAATGCAAAAATGACTCTATTTGA
- a CDS encoding GNAT family N-acetyltransferase, which yields MKELKSVKFEDIIECSKLYVNVFNKEPWNDDWTIETANIRLKDIYNSPNFEGVLYIEEGVIRGAILGNYEQFYDGIHFILKEMFICNELQGKGIGSKMIEQFEKELLKNQVTTIVLFTSKGDRTFSFYSKNGFEEFKSMAMMGKKL from the coding sequence TTGAAGGAATTAAAAAGCGTAAAATTTGAAGATATTATTGAATGTTCGAAACTGTATGTAAATGTATTTAATAAAGAGCCTTGGAATGATGATTGGACAATAGAAACAGCAAACATAAGGTTGAAAGATATTTATAATTCCCCAAACTTTGAGGGTGTACTATACATAGAGGAAGGCGTAATAAGAGGAGCGATTTTAGGCAATTATGAACAATTTTATGATGGTATACATTTTATTTTAAAAGAAATGTTTATATGTAATGAATTACAAGGAAAAGGGATTGGAAGTAAGATGATAGAGCAATTTGAAAAAGAATTATTGAAAAATCAAGTAACAACTATTGTTTTATTCACTTCAAAAGGGGATAGGACTTTTAGTTTTTATTCAAAAAACGGCTTTGAAGAATTTAAAAGCATGGCAATGATGGGAAAAAAACTTTGA
- a CDS encoding tyrosine-type recombinase/integrase, with protein MMPNYCGIYAGLIEQYIDFKRNLGYKFVDATYTLSLFDRFTIDNAVLKLGLSKEIVDKWSEKRPNESDKTRYARIHYIAKFSAYLNDMGYPSHIPRLPKKYSSTFVPHIFSKKEVNAFFDACDTLKVNRRFETTVYVLPALFRMLYGCGIRISEALSLTCKDVDLDAKNIIVRETKNGKDRILPLSETLTEVCIQYRNVRPGKYEPKGYFFIKNNGQKCNAKAIYEWFRKILWNAGIPHGGKGFGPRMHDFRHTFSVHSLVKMSEAGLDLYYSLPILSKYLGHQSLEATDKYVRLTSDMYPDLIREVDNVCAYVFPEVDHYEAD; from the coding sequence ATGATGCCGAACTATTGTGGTATTTATGCTGGTTTAATCGAACAGTACATTGATTTCAAAAGAAACCTCGGTTACAAGTTTGTTGATGCCACTTACACACTTTCGTTATTTGACAGATTTACAATAGATAATGCCGTATTAAAACTCGGTCTATCAAAGGAGATTGTTGATAAATGGAGTGAGAAGCGTCCAAATGAATCAGACAAGACACGTTATGCGAGGATTCATTATATTGCAAAATTTTCCGCCTATTTAAATGATATGGGATATCCATCACATATACCGAGATTGCCTAAAAAGTACAGCAGTACGTTTGTACCACATATTTTCTCGAAAAAGGAAGTGAATGCATTCTTCGATGCATGTGATACGCTTAAAGTTAATAGACGATTTGAAACAACTGTGTATGTACTCCCCGCTTTATTTAGAATGCTATATGGCTGTGGCATCCGTATCAGCGAAGCGTTATCCCTAACATGTAAGGATGTTGATCTTGATGCAAAAAATATTATTGTCAGGGAAACGAAAAACGGCAAAGACCGAATACTCCCATTATCTGAAACACTAACTGAGGTGTGTATTCAATATAGGAATGTTCGTCCCGGCAAATATGAACCGAAAGGTTATTTTTTTATCAAGAACAATGGGCAAAAATGTAATGCCAAGGCAATATATGAATGGTTCAGAAAAATACTCTGGAATGCAGGAATTCCACATGGTGGGAAGGGTTTTGGCCCAAGAATGCATGACTTTCGTCACACTTTCAGTGTACACTCTCTTGTGAAAATGTCAGAAGCTGGGCTAGATTTATACTACTCACTCCCAATATTATCAAAATATCTTGGGCATCAGTCATTAGAGGCTACAGATAAGTATGTAAGGCTAACATCTGACATGTACCCTGATTTAATTAGAGAAGTAGATAACGTTTGTGCCTATGTATTTCCGGAGGTTGACCATTATGAAGCCGACTGA
- a CDS encoding IS110 family transposase, whose amino-acid sequence MKYKMQNKQNQLIERISDSHLIVGVDIAQQLHVARAVNFRGIVVGDPLSFENNDEGFNRLKEWIDKLKMKNNLHSTIVGMEPTGHYWTNLSRWLLKQNIEAVTVNPYLVKRNKENRDNTQSKSDIKDALVIADMVKNGYYSFVHPTPESFEKLRVLMSNRDVVVKRMVSTVNQINRWVDIVFPELREVFKNVTCKGAIATLRLFPTPGELNSLDPQGIVNGWKSVMKRQPGFQKARLLSELAKRSIGSHQALDAYKFHLTQLLEEYDLASTQLEKVENEVTEVLNQIPYAMKLLALKGISEISLAGILGESGDLSGFTHGNALLRHAGLHLVEASSGKWKGQIVISKRGRSRLRRFLYLATMSLVVNNLEFKELHYNNVHVKKMKRMKSIMKLIGKFSRILVVMARKNEHYSPEKVQLLTSVVA is encoded by the coding sequence ATGAAGTATAAAATGCAAAACAAACAAAATCAATTGATTGAAAGAATTTCAGACAGCCATCTCATTGTTGGTGTAGATATTGCCCAACAACTTCACGTGGCCCGTGCAGTAAATTTCCGCGGCATCGTTGTAGGAGATCCACTATCTTTTGAAAATAATGATGAAGGATTTAATAGATTAAAAGAATGGATCGACAAACTAAAAATGAAAAACAACTTACATTCAACCATTGTTGGGATGGAGCCCACAGGACATTACTGGACTAACCTGTCTAGGTGGTTATTAAAACAAAACATAGAAGCTGTAACCGTAAACCCTTATTTGGTCAAAAGGAATAAAGAAAATCGCGATAATACCCAGTCAAAAAGTGATATTAAAGATGCCTTAGTTATCGCTGATATGGTGAAGAATGGATACTATTCCTTTGTTCATCCAACTCCGGAATCCTTCGAGAAGCTCCGAGTCCTCATGTCCAACCGGGACGTTGTCGTTAAGCGTATGGTCAGTACAGTTAACCAAATCAACCGCTGGGTAGATATCGTTTTTCCTGAACTCCGAGAAGTGTTCAAAAACGTGACATGTAAAGGAGCAATTGCGACTCTTCGGTTATTTCCTACTCCCGGAGAATTGAATAGCTTAGACCCACAGGGAATTGTTAATGGTTGGAAATCCGTGATGAAGAGGCAACCGGGATTCCAGAAAGCGCGTCTACTATCTGAATTGGCTAAACGTTCTATCGGCAGCCATCAAGCACTAGATGCGTATAAATTTCACTTAACACAATTACTAGAGGAATACGACCTAGCTTCAACACAACTTGAAAAAGTTGAAAACGAAGTCACTGAGGTTCTTAACCAAATTCCTTATGCCATGAAATTACTTGCCCTTAAAGGGATTAGTGAAATCTCACTAGCTGGCATATTAGGCGAATCTGGTGACCTAAGTGGATTCACTCATGGTAATGCTTTACTACGTCATGCGGGTCTTCACCTAGTTGAAGCGAGCTCTGGCAAGTGGAAAGGACAAATTGTTATTTCTAAACGAGGAAGGTCTAGATTAAGGCGTTTCCTCTACTTAGCAACAATGAGTCTTGTCGTAAACAATCTCGAGTTCAAAGAACTTCACTACAACAATGTTCATGTCAAAAAAATGAAGAGAATGAAATCTATCATGAAACTGATTGGTAAATTTTCAAGAATATTGGTAGTTATGGCACGTAAGAATGAACACTATAGTCCAGAAAAAGTACAACTTTTAACTTCAGTGGTAGCATAA